The proteins below are encoded in one region of Deltaproteobacteria bacterium:
- a CDS encoding polyhydroxyalkanoic acid system protein has product MSRINIERSHNLTVDEARVKAQEVEAKLHERYGLRTRWEGNTVHIEGKGVKGTLSLQGDKVVVDLKLGLAVRMFAKKIEDSIGRSLDRALG; this is encoded by the coding sequence ATGTCACGTATTAATATTGAAAGAAGTCACAACCTGACCGTTGATGAAGCGCGAGTGAAGGCGCAAGAAGTAGAAGCAAAGCTACACGAGCGTTATGGCCTGCGTACCCGGTGGGAAGGCAATACCGTCCACATTGAAGGTAAAGGCGTTAAAGGCACCTTATCTCTTCAGGGCGATAAAGTTGTTGTGGATCTGAAGCTTGGCTTAGCGGTGCGCATGTTTGCGAAGAAAATCGAAGATTCCATTGGGCGTTCTCTAGACAGAGCCTTGGGTTGA
- the nadA gene encoding quinolinate synthase NadA, whose amino-acid sequence MLNIQGQIDPTLDLFEEIERLKKERNAVIMAHYYQEPDIQDIADVLGDSLLLAREAQKTDADVIVLCGVHFMAETAKILNPNKVVVLPDLEAGCSLADSCPPDEFKAFTDKYPDHTVVSYVNTTASIKALSDWICTSGNAAEVVNAIPADEKIIFGPDVNLGRWVQNLTGREMKIWEGSCLVHETFNEQRVLSLMAENPKAELIAHPECEQVVLNHAHYIGSTKRLLTYVQESDKETFIVATEAGILHTMNKACPDKTFIPAAPAEANADDPSCGCSTCPYMKLNTLEKVYLCLRDLTPAIEMDEGLRSRALAPIERMLTVG is encoded by the coding sequence ATGTTAAATATACAAGGCCAAATTGATCCAACCCTGGATTTATTTGAAGAAATTGAGCGACTGAAAAAAGAACGCAACGCCGTGATTATGGCGCACTATTACCAAGAGCCAGATATTCAGGACATTGCTGATGTTCTGGGCGATTCATTACTCTTGGCGCGCGAAGCACAAAAAACCGATGCCGACGTGATTGTACTTTGCGGCGTACACTTCATGGCCGAGACAGCCAAGATTTTAAACCCGAACAAAGTTGTGGTTCTTCCTGATTTAGAAGCAGGTTGTTCGCTTGCCGATAGCTGTCCGCCGGATGAGTTTAAGGCTTTTACCGATAAGTACCCAGATCACACAGTGGTAAGCTATGTGAATACCACCGCCTCTATCAAAGCACTGAGCGATTGGATTTGTACTTCAGGCAACGCAGCCGAAGTTGTGAATGCTATCCCTGCGGACGAGAAAATTATTTTTGGACCCGATGTAAACTTAGGCCGTTGGGTTCAGAATCTAACCGGTCGCGAGATGAAGATTTGGGAAGGTTCTTGTTTGGTTCACGAAACGTTCAACGAGCAACGGGTACTGAGCTTGATGGCAGAGAACCCAAAGGCAGAACTGATTGCCCATCCCGAGTGTGAGCAGGTCGTACTGAACCATGCACATTATATTGGCTCGACCAAACGCCTCCTGACCTATGTTCAAGAGAGCGATAAAGAGACATTCATCGTGGCTACGGAAGCCGGCATTTTGCATACCATGAATAAAGCTTGTCCCGATAAGACCTTTATTCCCGCGGCGCCTGCCGAGGCTAACGCCGACGATCCAAGCTGCGGGTGCAGTACATGCCCTTATATGAAGCTCAATACGCTCGAGAAGGTCTACTTGTGCCTACGTGACCTGACACCTGCCATTGAAATGGACGAGGGCCTGCGCTCCCGTGCCTTGGCACCGATTGAGCGTATGCTAACCGTTGGTTAA